GCTGCTGCTGACGCCGGAGCATACCGCCGAGCAGGCGCTGGCCTCGATCATGCGCAACTGCCTGAGCCACATGGTGCTGAACGAGGCGTCGGCGCTCAAGGGCGCGGACCCCGAGGGCGTCCACCAGATGCGGGTGGCGCTGCGCCGCCTGCGCTCCGCCCTGGGGCTGTTCCGCAAGCTGGTGCCGCCGGGCCAGTACGACTGGCTGGCCGGCGAGGTGAAGTGGCTGGCCGGCGAACTCGGCAACGCGCGGGACTGGGACGTCTTCCTGGCGGACCTGCTGGCCCCGGTCGAAGGCGCGCTGGACGAGGAAGCCGCCCGGGGCGGCCCGCTGACCGCGCTCCGCGAGGCGGCCCTGGCCAGCAGGGAACGGGCCTACGGGCGGGCGCGCGAGGCCATCCTGTCGCCCCGCTACACCACCCTGCTGCTCAAGCTGGGAAGCTGGCTGGAGGCGCGCTCCTGGCGCCAGCAGCCGCTGTCGGAGGAGGCGGCCCGCTTGTTCGCCCCGGTCACCGATCTGGCCGACGGGCTGCTCGCCAAGCGGCACAAGCAGGCGCGCCGGCGCGGCGCCGGCTTCGCCCACCTGCGGGCCGAGCAGCGGCACGAGCTTCGCATCTCCCTGAAGAAGCTGCGCTACGCCGCGGAGTTCTTCCGTTCGCTCTACGGCGACAAGGCCACGGCGAAGTATCTGCGCCGGCTCGCCGCCCTGCAGGACGACCTCGGCCACCTTAACGACGTCGCCACCGCCGAAACCCTGATGGGCCGGCTGGCCAACGAACAGACGGGCGGCTCCGGCCTGTGGCGCATCGGCGGCGGCATGGTGATCGGCTGGCATGCGCGCGGAGTGGCGCAGATCGAGCCGCGGCTGGTCCAGGACTGGGAGAATTTCGCCTCGGCCAGGCCTTTCTGGTCGAAGCCGTCGAACGGCTAGGATAGGATCGCCGCCACCATGCTCACAGTCCTCGTCGCCAACATCAAGGGCGGTTGCGGCAAGACCACGATCGCGACCCATCTGGCCGCCGCCTTCGCGACGGCCGGGCAGAATACCCTGCTGGCCGACGTGGACCGCCAGAAATCCAGCCTGGGCTGGGTCGACCGCCGTCCGGCCGACGCGGCCCCCCTGACCGGGCTGGACTGGAGCAAGGACTTGGCGACTCCGCCCAAGGGTCCGGGCCGTCTGGTCATCGACGCGCCGGCCGCGCTGAAGACCAAGCAGATCGAGGAACTGGTCAAGCTGGCCGACATCATCGTGCTCCCGGTGCTGCCCAGCACCTTCGACGAGCAGGCGACCCGGCGCTTCCTGGACAAGCTGGAAGAGCTGAAGCCGATCGCGAAGAACAAGAAGGCGGTCGCGGTGGTCGGCAACCGGCTGCGCGCCCGGACCAAGTCGGCCGACCGACTGGACGAGTTCCTGGACGGCGTCGGCCACAAGGTGGTGACCCGGATCCGCGACACCCAGCTCTATCCCGACACCGCCGCCACCGGCCTCAGCCTGTTCGACCTCAAGGGCAAGCGGGTCGGCGACTACCGCACCGACTGGGAACCGCTGCTCGACTACATAGCGCTGGT
This Skermanella mucosa DNA region includes the following protein-coding sequences:
- a CDS encoding CYTH and CHAD domain-containing protein: MASQEIELKLRVEPQHLPRFRNSPALAGSAGRPAAKNLESVYYDTEDLRLRSRDVTLRVRKQGRSFVQTIKAANQHAGGVFSRGEWECAVPTAEPDLAAVTDEEPLRLLGTVTQADLLPVFASHVKRQVRMLNAVAGHGSETVIEVAIDQGEIRTSGGEVMPLAELELELKGGDPQALFDLALELSGVAPLRIETRTKAERGYALAAGETESAVKAQKLLLTPEHTAEQALASIMRNCLSHMVLNEASALKGADPEGVHQMRVALRRLRSALGLFRKLVPPGQYDWLAGEVKWLAGELGNARDWDVFLADLLAPVEGALDEEAARGGPLTALREAALASRERAYGRAREAILSPRYTTLLLKLGSWLEARSWRQQPLSEEAARLFAPVTDLADGLLAKRHKQARRRGAGFAHLRAEQRHELRISLKKLRYAAEFFRSLYGDKATAKYLRRLAALQDDLGHLNDVATAETLMGRLANEQTGGSGLWRIGGGMVIGWHARGVAQIEPRLVQDWENFASARPFWSKPSNG
- a CDS encoding ParA family protein; translation: MLTVLVANIKGGCGKTTIATHLAAAFATAGQNTLLADVDRQKSSLGWVDRRPADAAPLTGLDWSKDLATPPKGPGRLVIDAPAALKTKQIEELVKLADIIVLPVLPSTFDEQATRRFLDKLEELKPIAKNKKAVAVVGNRLRARTKSADRLDEFLDGVGHKVVTRIRDTQLYPDTAATGLSLFDLKGKRVGDYRTDWEPLLDYIALVE